From the genome of Vigna angularis cultivar LongXiaoDou No.4 chromosome 11, ASM1680809v1, whole genome shotgun sequence, one region includes:
- the LOC108332699 gene encoding protein MAIN-LIKE 1-like yields the protein MVGCRRWFDCVPPNSPHEGQKGCGIFVWPSTDIRLPSTDVGDPLKAKRISHSRFGLLKWQETRGASFSSRGESSVQGESQRRSTSSAHRRRVAPVEDDPYVEERAFEEQTYEAYETHGQEDAFSAPDDDDDEEEHVNVHNIQEDIDGFLGGPRDGSLLTHYVQHVTYAISQGGDRGDILKLISHRKKVNKLGPCHKGIQHIVLNSSLMPLTEICYDYVDKGLLLRFIERWHFETSSFHLPIGEMSVTLDDVSTLLHLPVMGQMCDLEELEFEEARTTLVQLLGVDGGIAGAEMEDARGLKVRLSWLRDIYVQRDVHACDRYACGVAALAHLYEYLGDASLASTKQMAKYLTLFQSWIYEHFPSMGRRRLVTSYDDTTQRAMRWQSLRQSSTIAEIRSQLDALTYSGVVWHPYERHQVIRPFFGIYMYFGWIRIGETLCRHLPERVLRQFEFQQDIPRSPTAVPNADILAIDHMTRDRLLRLDSAPMFHKRCYPIVDRLHLHHLTSWVYSHLEDAPLHQ from the exons ATGGTTGGTTGTCGTCGCTGGTTCGATTGTGTGCCACCAAACAGTCCCCACGAAGGCCAAAAGGGATGTGGGATATTCGTTTGGCCTTCAACGGATATCCGACTTCCGTCGACGGATGTGGGAGATCCGTTGAAGGCCAAACGGATATCTCACAGCCGTTTTGGccttttg AAATGGCAAGAAACACGCGGTGCATCTTTTAGTTCTCGAGGAGAGAGTTCGGTGCAGGGCGAAAGTCAGAGAAGATCTACCTCTTCCGCTCATAGAAGGCGTGTAGCTCCTGTTGAGGATGACCCTTATGTTGAGGAGCGAGCCTTTGAGGAGCAGACATATGAGGCGTATGAGACTCATGGTCAGGAGGATGCATTTTCGGCCCCTGACGACGATGACGATGAGGAGGAGCATGTGAATGTTCATAACATACAGGAGGATATCGATGGATTTCTTGGAGGTCCACGTGATGGTTCATTGCTAACGCACTATGTTCAACATGTAACTTATGCTATTTCACAAGGCGGG GATCGAGGGGACATACTGAAGTTGATCTCTCacagaaaaaaagtaaataagttaggACCATGCCACAAGGGAATTCAACACATTGTGTTGAATTCCAGTTTGATGCCTCTCACAGAGATTTGTTATGATTACGTTGATAAGGGCTTACTCCTCAGATTCATAGAGAGGTGGCATTTCGAGACCAGTAGTTTCCATCTCCCTATAGGGGAGATGTCGGTTACTCTTGATGATGTCTCGACATTACTTCACCTGCCCGTGATGGGACAAATGTGTGATTTGGAGGAGTTGGAGTTTGAGGAGGCTCGCACAACCCTTGTACAGCTGCTCGGCGTTGATGGTGGCATAGCTGGTGCTGAGATGGAGGACGCACGTGGTCTGAAAGTTAGACTCAGCTGGCTTAGAGATATATATGTTCAGAG agaCGTACACGCGTGTGACAGATATGCCTGTGGTGTTGCTGCACTCGCCCATTTGTACGAGTATCTCGGGGATGCGAGTCTTGCCTCCACGAAGCAGATGGCCAAATATTTGACTCTATTTCAG agttgGATATACGAACATTTCCCTAGCATGGGAAGGAGGCGGTTGGTGACTTCTTACGATGATACCACACAACGTGCCATGAGGTGGCAGAGCCTTAGGCAGAGTTCCACTATCGCGGAGATTCGGTCACAGTTGGATGCGTTGACATACAGTGGAGTTGTATGGCATCCGTATGAGAGGCATCAGGTCATTCGGCCATTCTTCGGCATCTATATGTATTTTGGATGGATTCGGATTGGTGAGACCCTTTGTCGTCATTTGCCTGAGCGTGTGCTGAGGCAATTTGAGTTTCAGCAAGACATTCCACGATCACCGACTGCGGTTCCAAATGCAGATATATTGGCCATTGATCAT ATGACGCGCGACCGGCTCTTGCGCCTAGATAGTGCCCCGATGTTCCACAAGAGGTGCTACCCCATCGTAGACCGTCTCCACCTTCATCATCTAACGTCCTG ggtttattcaCACCTGGAGGACGCACCACTGCACCAATAA